DNA from Leeia speluncae:
GTGGTGGAAGATCTGCACAAATCGTTTGGGCAGAGCGAAGTCTTAAAAGGCATTAGCCTTACCGCACACAAACACGATGTGATTACCATTTTGGGTAGCAGTGGTTCAGGCAAAAGTACCTTTTTGCGCTGCATTAACTTGCTAGAAACCCCAAATGCTGGCCGCGTGTATGTGAATGGCGAATTGATCAAGATGGCCACCGCCAAAGATGGCACCCCTTACGCCGCAGACCACCAACAAATGGTGCGTATCCGTCGCAAACTCGCCATGGTGTTCCAACAGTTCAACTTATGGGCACACATGACGGTGCTACAAAACGTGATGTTTGCCCCCGTCAAAGTGCT
Protein-coding regions in this window:
- a CDS encoding ATP-binding cassette domain-containing protein gives rise to the protein MVEDLHKSFGQSEVLKGISLTAHKHDVITILGSSGSGKSTFLRCINLLETPNAGRVYVNGELIKMATAKDGTPYAADHQQMVRIRRKLAMVFQQFNLWAHMTVLQNVMFAPVKVL